One stretch of Paenibacillus sp. AN1007 DNA includes these proteins:
- a CDS encoding phage tail tube protein produces MAFLKASDTISGQEGRAYATINGQTEEMFYVKTLEATVEKQKAEVKTLGRRGVQHKATGWSGSGSMTIFYTTSRFRELMLEYMQNGVDTYFDIEVTNEDPSSTIGKQTVTLKGVNLDSVIMASLDTEAEALEEEVSFTFEDVDMPVSFNLPK; encoded by the coding sequence ATGGCATTTCTGAAAGCAAGCGATACGATCTCCGGCCAGGAGGGCCGCGCATACGCAACGATTAATGGACAAACGGAAGAGATGTTCTATGTGAAGACGCTGGAAGCAACGGTGGAGAAGCAAAAGGCAGAGGTCAAGACATTGGGCCGCCGCGGCGTGCAGCACAAAGCAACAGGCTGGTCCGGCTCGGGTTCCATGACAATTTTCTATACAACTTCCCGTTTCCGCGAACTGATGCTCGAGTACATGCAAAATGGCGTAGATACCTACTTTGACATTGAAGTAACCAACGAAGATCCTTCATCCACCATTGGCAAACAGACCGTGACTCTCAAAGGTGTCAACCTCGACAGTGTGATCATGGCATCCCTGGATACCGAGGCCGAGGCGCTGGAGGAAGAAGTGAGCTTTACATTTGAAGATGTAGATATGCCTGTATCTTTTAATTTGCCGAAGTAA
- a CDS encoding phage portal protein, producing the protein MSGLSMFFAQNAAADTTEEFIVSPRFKDDKGAPIAWKLRSMTEDENQECRKAATRKIKGKNGVYTPDIDANDYMARLMTASVVYPDLKNTELQRSYGVMGAESLLRKMLLPGEFASLGEQVQKLNGFNQDMNELVDDVKN; encoded by the coding sequence ATGAGTGGATTGAGTATGTTTTTTGCACAAAATGCGGCAGCAGATACAACGGAGGAATTTATCGTCTCGCCTCGTTTCAAAGACGACAAAGGTGCGCCGATTGCGTGGAAGCTGCGCAGCATGACCGAGGATGAGAACCAAGAATGCCGCAAGGCGGCTACCCGCAAAATCAAAGGCAAGAACGGCGTTTACACACCTGACATTGATGCCAATGATTACATGGCTCGTCTGATGACGGCAAGCGTGGTGTACCCGGATTTGAAAAATACCGAACTGCAGCGTTCCTATGGCGTGATGGGTGCGGAATCGCTTTTGCGAAAAATGCTGCTGCCTGGTGAGTTTGCTTCGCTTGGGGAACAAGTTCAGAAATTGAATGGCTTTAACCAGGACATGAACGAACTGGTGGATGACGTAAAAAACTAA